One Leclercia pneumoniae genomic region harbors:
- the uvrA gene encoding excinuclease ABC subunit UvrA has product MDKIEVRGARTHNLKNINLVIPRDKLIVVTGLSGSGKSSLAFDTLYAEGQRRYVESLSAYARQFLSLMEKPDVDHIEGLSPAISIEQKSTSHNPRSTVGTITEIHDYLRLLYARVGEPRCPDHDVPLAAQTVSQMVDNVLAQPEGKRLMLLAPIIKERKGEHTKTLENLANQGYIRARIDGEVCDLSDPPKLELQKKHTIEVVIDRFKVREDLATRLAESFETALDLSGGTAVVADMDDTKAEEMLFSANFACPICGYSMRELEPRLFSFNNPAGACPTCDGLGVQQYFDPDRVIQNPELSLAGGAIRGWDKRNFYYFQMLKSLAEHYKFDVEAPWASLSANVHKVILFGSAKENIEFKYMNDRGDTSVRRHPFEGVLHNMERRYKETESSAVREELAKFISNRSCATCDGTRLRREARHVFVENTPLPTISDMSIGHAMDFFNNLKLSGQRAKIAEKVLKEIGDRLKFLVNVGLNYLTLSRSAETLSGGEAQRIRLASQIGAGLVGVMYVLDEPSIGLHQRDNERLLGTLIHLRNLGNTVIVVEHDEDAIRAADHVIDIGPGAGVHGGQVVAEGTLNDIMAVPESLTGQYMSGKRKIDVPKQRVPADPEKVLKLTGARGNNLKDVTLTLPVGLFTCITGVSGSGKSTLINDTLFPIAQTQLNGATLAEPAPYREISGLEHFDKVIDIDQSPIGRTPRSNPATYTGVFTPVRELFAGVPESRSRGYTPGRFSFNVRGGRCEACQGDGVIKVEMHFLPDIYVPCDQCKGKRYNRETLEIKYKGKTIHEVLDMTIEEAREFFDAVPALARKLQTLMDVGLTYIRLGQSATTLSGGEAQRVKLARELSKRGTGQTLYILDEPTTGLHFADIQQLLDVLHQLRDQGNTIVVIEHNLDVIKTADWIVDLGPEGGSGGGEILVSGTPETVAECEASHTARFLKPML; this is encoded by the coding sequence ATGGATAAGATCGAAGTTCGGGGCGCCCGCACCCACAATCTCAAGAATATCAACCTCGTCATCCCTCGCGACAAACTGATCGTCGTGACCGGGTTGTCGGGTTCTGGCAAATCTTCTCTGGCTTTCGACACCTTATATGCCGAAGGGCAGCGTCGTTACGTTGAATCACTCTCAGCCTATGCGCGTCAGTTCCTGTCGCTCATGGAGAAGCCGGATGTAGACCATATTGAAGGGCTATCGCCGGCCATCTCAATCGAGCAGAAATCTACCTCGCACAACCCGCGCTCGACGGTAGGGACAATCACGGAAATCCATGATTACCTGCGTCTGCTGTATGCCCGCGTTGGTGAGCCACGCTGCCCGGACCACGACGTGCCGCTGGCCGCGCAAACCGTCAGTCAGATGGTGGATAACGTACTGGCGCAGCCAGAGGGCAAACGCCTGATGCTGCTGGCTCCCATTATCAAAGAGCGTAAAGGCGAGCACACAAAAACGCTGGAAAACCTGGCCAACCAGGGTTACATCCGCGCCCGTATTGACGGAGAAGTGTGCGATCTCTCCGATCCGCCAAAGCTAGAGCTGCAAAAGAAACACACCATCGAAGTGGTTATCGACCGCTTTAAGGTGCGTGAAGATCTGGCAACGCGTCTGGCCGAGTCGTTTGAAACCGCACTGGATCTCTCCGGCGGTACGGCGGTGGTGGCAGATATGGACGATACCAAAGCGGAAGAGATGCTCTTCTCCGCCAACTTCGCCTGCCCGATTTGCGGTTACAGCATGCGCGAGCTTGAGCCGCGTCTGTTCTCGTTTAACAACCCGGCTGGCGCCTGCCCAACCTGTGACGGCCTGGGCGTGCAGCAGTACTTCGATCCGGACCGCGTGATCCAGAATCCGGAGCTGTCGCTGGCTGGCGGCGCGATACGCGGCTGGGATAAGCGTAACTTCTATTACTTCCAGATGCTGAAGTCGCTGGCTGAGCACTATAAGTTCGACGTTGAAGCCCCCTGGGCCAGCCTGAGCGCAAACGTGCACAAAGTGATCCTGTTCGGTTCCGCTAAAGAGAACATCGAGTTCAAGTACATGAACGACCGCGGTGATACTTCCGTGCGACGCCATCCTTTTGAAGGGGTGCTGCACAACATGGAGCGCCGCTACAAAGAGACAGAATCCAGCGCGGTGCGAGAAGAGCTGGCGAAGTTCATCAGCAACCGCTCCTGCGCCACCTGTGACGGCACACGTCTGCGTCGTGAAGCGCGCCACGTCTTTGTTGAAAATACCCCGCTGCCGACCATCTCAGACATGAGCATCGGCCACGCGATGGACTTCTTCAACAACCTGAAGCTCTCCGGTCAGCGAGCAAAAATCGCGGAAAAAGTGCTGAAAGAGATTGGCGATCGCCTCAAATTCCTGGTGAACGTGGGTCTGAACTACCTGACGCTTTCTCGCTCCGCAGAGACCCTCTCCGGCGGTGAAGCCCAGCGTATCCGTCTGGCCAGCCAGATCGGCGCAGGGCTGGTTGGGGTGATGTACGTACTGGATGAGCCCTCCATCGGCCTGCACCAGCGCGATAACGAACGTCTGCTGGGCACGCTTATTCACCTGCGTAACCTCGGCAACACGGTGATTGTGGTCGAGCACGACGAAGACGCCATTCGCGCTGCCGACCACGTGATCGATATTGGCCCCGGTGCGGGTGTACATGGTGGCCAGGTCGTGGCAGAAGGTACCCTGAACGACATCATGGCGGTGCCCGAATCGCTGACCGGCCAGTACATGAGCGGTAAGCGTAAAATCGACGTGCCAAAACAGCGCGTTCCGGCGGATCCGGAAAAAGTGCTTAAGTTGACCGGCGCGCGCGGCAATAACCTGAAAGATGTGACGCTGACGCTGCCGGTTGGGCTGTTTACCTGCATCACCGGGGTATCCGGTTCCGGTAAATCGACGCTGATCAACGATACGCTGTTCCCTATTGCACAGACGCAGCTTAACGGCGCGACCCTGGCGGAGCCGGCACCGTATCGCGAAATTTCAGGTCTGGAACACTTCGATAAGGTGATCGATATCGACCAGAGCCCTATCGGGCGAACGCCACGTTCCAACCCGGCGACCTATACCGGCGTCTTCACGCCCGTGCGTGAACTCTTTGCTGGTGTGCCGGAATCACGTTCGCGTGGGTATACGCCTGGACGTTTCAGCTTTAACGTTCGCGGCGGCCGCTGCGAGGCCTGTCAGGGCGACGGCGTGATCAAGGTTGAAATGCACTTCCTGCCGGATATTTACGTCCCCTGCGATCAGTGCAAAGGCAAACGCTATAACCGCGAAACGCTGGAGATTAAGTACAAAGGCAAGACCATCCACGAAGTGCTGGATATGACCATCGAAGAGGCGCGTGAGTTCTTCGATGCCGTACCGGCGCTGGCGCGTAAACTACAAACGCTGATGGATGTGGGTCTGACCTATATTCGCCTGGGGCAGTCGGCAACCACCCTTTCCGGCGGTGAAGCTCAGCGCGTGAAGCTGGCGCGTGAACTCTCTAAACGTGGTACCGGTCAGACGTTGTATATTCTCGATGAGCCGACCACCGGTCTGCACTTTGCGGATATCCAGCAGTTGCTCGACGTACTGCATCAGCTCCGGGATCAGGGCAACACCATTGTGGTCATTGAGCACAACCTTGACGTGATCAAAACCGCGGACTGGATTGTAGACCTCGGTCCGGAAGGCGGTAGCGGCGGCGGTGAGATCCTGGTCTCCGGTACCCCAGAGACCGTCGCGGAGTGCGAAGCCTCGCACACCGCGCGTTTCCTTAAGCCGATGCTGTAG
- the ssb1 gene encoding single-stranded DNA-binding protein SSB1, whose product MASRGVNKVILVGNLGQDPEVRYMPSGGAVANITLATSESWRDKATGEMKEQTEWHRVVLFGKLAEVAGEYLRKGSQVYIEGQLRTRKWTDQSGAEKYTTEVVVNVGGTMQMLGGRQGGGAPAGGGQNQQQGGWGQPQQPQGGNQFSGGAQSRPQQQSAPAPSNEPPMDFDDDIPF is encoded by the coding sequence ATGGCCAGCAGAGGCGTAAACAAGGTGATTCTCGTCGGTAATCTGGGCCAGGACCCGGAAGTACGCTACATGCCGAGTGGTGGTGCAGTTGCCAACATTACGCTGGCTACTTCCGAATCCTGGCGTGATAAAGCGACCGGTGAGATGAAAGAGCAGACCGAATGGCACCGTGTCGTGCTGTTTGGCAAGCTGGCAGAAGTGGCCGGCGAATATCTGCGTAAAGGTTCTCAGGTCTACATCGAAGGCCAGCTGCGTACCCGCAAATGGACCGATCAGTCCGGCGCAGAAAAATACACCACTGAAGTGGTGGTGAACGTGGGCGGCACCATGCAGATGCTGGGTGGCCGTCAGGGCGGCGGCGCACCGGCGGGTGGCGGTCAGAACCAGCAGCAGGGCGGTTGGGGTCAGCCTCAGCAGCCGCAGGGCGGAAACCAGTTCAGCGGCGGCGCACAGTCCCGTCCGCAGCAGCAATCTGCTCCGGCACCGTCCAACGAACCGCCAATGGATTTTGACGACGACATTCCGTTCTGA
- a CDS encoding YjcB family protein, translating to MATLTTGVVLLRWPLFSAVLMFLASTLNIQFRKADYAGLAVISTFLGVAAACWFATGLLGITLIDAAVIWNNVKEIMVEAMSHTPPDWPMMYT from the coding sequence ATGGCAACCCTTACTACCGGCGTAGTGCTTTTGCGCTGGCCGCTGTTTAGCGCTGTACTGATGTTTCTGGCCAGCACGCTGAATATCCAGTTCCGGAAAGCAGATTACGCGGGGCTGGCGGTGATTAGCACCTTCCTGGGTGTCGCTGCTGCCTGCTGGTTTGCGACGGGGTTACTGGGTATCACGCTGATCGATGCGGCAGTGATCTGGAATAACGTAAAAGAGATCATGGTAGAGGCAATGAGCCATACCCCGCCAGACTGGCCGATGATGTACACCTGA
- a CDS encoding GGDEF domain-containing protein, whose translation MGKHLFSDRHPGYTQLQSGVLCKITPHGHLCSGYFFLGFSDPQTPLSVLKDIVVILVEKLKDYFVEIIARERTAIEMQRVVTQYQTLFERAPVLMNSFDRRSRYVLWNAECEKVFGWKMAELNEHADPLALFYPDPEVRRRVRESVNTVPLNDIYEWHPVRRDGAQLTILWSNILLPDGSILNIGLDITERKRVEKQLEKKATTDDLTGCFNRSAILQQLTTALEVSHGLAAETPFCVVMFDLDFFKQINDQWGHLVGDRALVHFCERIREMTPADAALGRVGGEEFLLLMPGTHSDAALQLSLMLHQTLLTRPLQVGTRALTLSFSAGIVEVMGGGHDTSSLLIRADKALYDAKRAGRGKTIVAVDYL comes from the coding sequence ATGGGTAAACACCTCTTTTCTGACCGCCATCCCGGTTATACCCAGCTGCAAAGCGGCGTACTTTGCAAAATCACCCCTCACGGTCACCTCTGTAGCGGCTATTTTTTCCTCGGTTTTTCTGATCCGCAGACGCCACTCTCTGTGCTGAAAGATATCGTGGTGATCCTGGTGGAAAAGCTGAAAGACTATTTTGTCGAAATTATTGCGCGCGAACGTACCGCCATTGAGATGCAGCGGGTCGTCACCCAATACCAAACCCTTTTCGAACGTGCCCCAGTGCTGATGAATTCATTCGATCGCCGTAGCCGCTACGTGCTGTGGAACGCCGAGTGTGAAAAGGTCTTTGGCTGGAAAATGGCCGAGCTCAATGAGCATGCCGATCCGCTGGCGCTCTTCTATCCCGATCCTGAGGTTCGCCGGCGGGTGCGTGAATCCGTCAATACGGTCCCGCTAAATGATATATACGAATGGCACCCGGTACGCCGGGATGGGGCACAGCTGACCATTCTCTGGTCGAATATCTTATTGCCGGACGGTTCAATCCTTAACATTGGGCTGGATATTACTGAGCGTAAGCGCGTCGAGAAACAGCTGGAGAAAAAGGCGACCACCGATGATTTGACCGGCTGCTTTAATCGATCGGCTATTCTTCAGCAGCTCACCACCGCGCTCGAGGTCAGTCATGGTCTCGCAGCCGAAACTCCCTTTTGCGTGGTGATGTTTGATTTGGATTTCTTCAAACAAATCAACGATCAATGGGGCCATCTGGTCGGCGATCGGGCGCTGGTACACTTTTGCGAACGCATCCGCGAGATGACCCCGGCCGACGCCGCACTCGGGCGGGTGGGCGGAGAAGAATTTCTGCTCTTGATGCCAGGCACGCACAGCGACGCGGCGCTGCAGCTCTCACTCATGCTGCATCAGACGCTGTTGACCCGGCCGTTACAGGTGGGCACCAGGGCGCTCACGCTCTCCTTCAGTGCGGGGATAGTAGAGGTGATGGGCGGTGGACATGATACTTCCTCATTACTCATTCGCGCCGATAAAGCACTTTATGATGCCAAGCGGGCAGGAAGAGGAAAAACAATCGTCGCCGTTGATTATTTATAA
- a CDS encoding EAL domain-containing protein, with product MVVLLPVMLALWFAQLRAVSETRNQLRSFAQLALDKTELVIHQVDLARNAAEHYQGNVCSPAHRQYILNIVRGRLYIADLIYAEGREFRCSTVLTPATAYTIPHANYTRKPDVAIYYFRDTPFFAGYKMTYMQRGNYVVVVNPLSYSEVMSTDHSLAWGIFDTVTNAFFSVSENADKNLLKTLTGDKETTFQEDGRFYTIVHSEKRPVAAIVSTTNQRFYDVLYHEATLTLPLGMICSVIILLVWSRTRRELNSPGRLLHRALNNRQLCVHYQPIIDIKNNECVGAEALLRWPGFSGPVMSPAEFIPLAEKEGMIERITDYVVEEVFNDLGHFLASRPHLYVTINLSASDFHSSRLIAMISDKARHYSVRAQQIKIEVTERGFIDVPKTTPVIQAFRQAGYEVAIDDFGTGYSNLHNLYSLNVDILKIDKTFIDTLTTNSTSHLIAEHIIEMAQSLRLKTIAEGVETAEQVAWLHKRGVQYCQGWHFAKAMPPHEFMTWQQQPIAGLVARPVS from the coding sequence ATGGTAGTTTTACTACCGGTGATGCTTGCGCTTTGGTTTGCCCAACTGCGTGCTGTTTCAGAAACCCGTAATCAATTGCGCTCTTTCGCACAGCTTGCCTTAGATAAAACTGAACTCGTCATTCATCAAGTGGATTTAGCGCGCAATGCCGCTGAACACTATCAGGGTAATGTTTGCTCGCCTGCTCACCGCCAGTATATTTTGAATATTGTTCGCGGGCGTCTCTATATTGCTGATTTAATCTATGCCGAAGGGCGTGAATTTCGCTGTTCCACCGTATTGACGCCCGCCACAGCATATACCATCCCACACGCCAATTACACGCGTAAGCCTGATGTTGCTATATATTATTTCCGCGATACGCCCTTCTTTGCGGGATATAAAATGACGTATATGCAGCGCGGCAATTATGTGGTGGTGGTGAATCCGCTCTCATACAGTGAAGTAATGTCAACCGATCACTCCCTGGCGTGGGGTATATTTGATACGGTCACCAATGCTTTTTTCTCGGTCAGTGAAAACGCGGATAAAAATTTATTAAAAACGCTGACTGGCGATAAGGAAACCACGTTTCAGGAGGATGGCCGTTTTTACACCATCGTTCATTCAGAAAAGCGCCCCGTTGCGGCAATTGTTTCAACTACCAATCAGCGTTTCTACGATGTGCTTTACCACGAAGCCACATTAACGCTGCCGCTGGGAATGATCTGTAGCGTCATCATATTATTAGTCTGGTCGCGAACTCGCCGTGAATTAAATTCGCCGGGGCGTTTATTGCACCGGGCGTTAAATAATCGCCAGCTTTGCGTGCATTATCAGCCAATTATCGATATCAAAAATAACGAGTGTGTAGGCGCGGAAGCGTTACTGCGTTGGCCCGGTTTTAGCGGCCCGGTGATGAGCCCGGCGGAATTTATTCCTCTGGCAGAAAAAGAGGGGATGATCGAGCGCATCACCGACTACGTGGTCGAAGAGGTCTTTAACGATCTCGGCCATTTTCTGGCGTCCAGACCGCACCTCTACGTCACCATTAACCTCTCGGCTTCAGATTTCCACTCCTCACGGCTCATCGCCATGATTAGCGACAAGGCTCGCCACTATTCTGTACGCGCGCAGCAAATTAAAATTGAAGTGACCGAACGCGGTTTTATCGACGTGCCCAAAACGACCCCGGTGATTCAGGCCTTCCGGCAGGCGGGTTACGAGGTGGCGATCGATGATTTCGGTACAGGTTACTCTAACCTGCACAATCTCTACTCGCTGAATGTCGATATTCTCAAAATTGATAAGACCTTTATCGACACTCTCACCACCAACAGTACCAGCCATCTGATTGCCGAGCACATTATTGAAATGGCACAAAGCCTGCGTCTGAAGACCATCGCCGAAGGGGTGGAGACGGCAGAGCAGGTCGCCTGGCTACACAAACGCGGGGTGCAATACTGTCAGGGCTGGCACTTCGCAAAGGCGATGCCACCCCACGAGTTTATGACCTGGCAACAGCAGCCTATTGCGGGGCTGGTTGCCCGGCCTGTTAGTTAA
- the soxS gene encoding superoxide response transcriptional regulator SoxS: protein MSHQQIIETLIEWIDDHIDQPLNIDVVAKKSGYSKWYLQRMFRNVMRQTLGEYIRQRRLLMAAQALRTTQRPIFDIAMDLGYVSQQTFSRVFRREFDRTPSDYRHQLN from the coding sequence ATGTCGCATCAACAGATTATTGAGACACTTATTGAATGGATTGATGATCACATCGACCAGCCATTAAACATTGATGTGGTCGCCAAAAAATCGGGTTACTCGAAATGGTACCTGCAGAGAATGTTCCGCAATGTTATGCGTCAAACGTTGGGTGAGTATATCCGCCAGCGCAGATTGCTGATGGCCGCGCAGGCACTACGCACTACTCAGCGGCCGATTTTTGATATCGCGATGGATCTCGGATATGTGTCGCAGCAGACGTTTTCCCGCGTTTTCCGCCGGGAGTTCGATCGTACCCCCAGCGACTATCGCCACCAGCTTAACTAA
- the soxR gene encoding redox-sensitive transcriptional activator SoxR, whose amino-acid sequence MEKKLPRIKALLTPGEVAKRSGVAVSALHFYESKGLIKSIRNAGNQRRYTRDVLRYVAIIKIAQRIGIPLATIGDALGVLPEGHTLSAKEWKALSSQWRDELDRRIHTLVALRDELDGCIGCGCLSRSDCPLRNPGDKLGQQGTGARLLEEDPQGL is encoded by the coding sequence ATGGAAAAGAAATTACCGCGTATTAAAGCGCTATTGACGCCGGGCGAAGTGGCGAAGCGTAGCGGGGTGGCGGTATCAGCGCTCCATTTCTATGAAAGCAAAGGGTTAATTAAAAGCATCCGGAACGCCGGGAATCAGCGGCGCTATACGCGTGATGTGTTGCGTTACGTTGCGATCATCAAGATTGCTCAGCGTATCGGCATCCCGTTGGCGACGATTGGTGATGCGTTAGGCGTGCTGCCGGAAGGGCATACGCTGAGCGCGAAGGAGTGGAAAGCGCTCTCCTCCCAGTGGCGTGATGAACTGGATCGACGCATTCATACGCTGGTCGCGCTGCGCGATGAGCTGGACGGCTGTATCGGGTGTGGTTGTTTGTCGCGAAGCGATTGTCCGTTGCGTAACCCTGGCGACAAACTGGGCCAACAGGGTACCGGCGCACGCCTGCTGGAAGAGGATCCGCAGGGTCTGTAA
- a CDS encoding glutathione S-transferase family protein yields MITVHHLNQSRSQRVLWALEELSLPYQIVRYQREKTMLAPPALKKIHPLGKSPVVEDNGLILAESGAILEYLQETYDSASQLKPDNPEQRLNYRFWLHYAEGSLMPLLLMKLVFASLGKPPVPFGLRSLGKVLGQGVQKAYLNKQLETHARYLESYLAQNSWFAGDRLSMADIQMSFPVIALLARGGINDLPHLQAWKKKVEMRPAWQRAIQQGGPFELPGES; encoded by the coding sequence ATGATTACGGTTCACCACCTAAACCAGTCCCGATCACAGCGGGTACTTTGGGCTCTTGAGGAGCTCTCTCTGCCTTACCAGATTGTTCGCTATCAGCGTGAGAAAACCATGCTGGCGCCGCCTGCGTTGAAAAAAATCCACCCTCTGGGCAAGTCCCCGGTGGTGGAAGATAACGGTCTGATTCTGGCGGAGTCGGGCGCGATTCTGGAGTATCTGCAGGAAACCTATGACAGCGCGTCGCAGCTCAAGCCCGACAACCCAGAGCAGCGACTGAACTACCGCTTCTGGCTGCATTATGCGGAAGGTTCGCTCATGCCACTGCTATTAATGAAGCTGGTGTTTGCCAGCCTCGGTAAACCGCCGGTGCCCTTTGGGCTGCGTTCGCTGGGAAAAGTGCTGGGGCAAGGGGTGCAGAAAGCGTATCTCAATAAACAGCTCGAAACCCACGCCCGGTATCTGGAGTCATATCTGGCACAAAACAGCTGGTTTGCCGGCGATCGCCTTAGCATGGCTGATATTCAGATGAGTTTTCCGGTCATCGCGCTGCTGGCGCGCGGCGGTATTAACGATCTCCCGCATCTGCAGGCATGGAAGAAAAAAGTTGAAATGAGACCGGCCTGGCAGCGCGCCATACAACAAGGCGGCCCGTTCGAACTCCCTGGCGAGTCGTAA
- the ghxP gene encoding guanine/hypoxanthine transporter GhxP: MSTPSARNGGSLDAMFKISARGSTVRQEVLAGLTTFLAMVYSVIVVPGMLGKAGFPPAAVFVATCLVAGVGSIVMGLWANLPLAIGCAISLTAFTAFSLVLGQQISVPVALGAVFLMGVLFTVISATGIRSWILRNLPQGVAHGTGIGIGLFLLLIAANGVGLVIKNPLDGLPVALGHFASFPVIMSLIGLAVIIGLEKLKVPGGILLTIIGISIVGLIFDPTVHFSGIFAMPSLSDDKGNSLIGSLDIVGALNPVILPSVLALVMTAVFDATGTIRAVAGQANLLDKDGQIIDGGKALTTDSLSSVFSGLVGAAPAAVYIESAAGTAAGGKTGLTAITVGVLFLLILFLSPLSYLVPAYATAPALMYVGLLMLSNVAKIDFADFVDAMAGLITAVFIVLTCNIVTGIMIGFASLVIGRLVSGEWRKLNIGTVVIAVALVTFYAGGWAI, encoded by the coding sequence ATGTCTACGCCATCTGCGCGTAATGGCGGTTCGCTTGACGCCATGTTTAAAATTTCTGCTCGCGGCAGCACCGTGCGTCAGGAGGTTCTGGCCGGTCTGACGACCTTCCTCGCGATGGTTTATTCCGTCATCGTGGTACCGGGTATGCTGGGCAAAGCGGGCTTCCCGCCGGCGGCGGTCTTCGTGGCGACCTGTCTGGTTGCGGGCGTTGGCTCCATCGTGATGGGGCTGTGGGCCAATCTGCCGCTGGCGATTGGCTGCGCCATTTCACTGACCGCTTTTACCGCGTTCAGCCTGGTGCTGGGACAGCAGATTAGCGTTCCCGTAGCACTGGGTGCCGTGTTCCTGATGGGGGTGCTCTTTACGGTTATCTCCGCCACCGGTATTCGTAGCTGGATCTTGCGCAATCTGCCGCAGGGCGTGGCGCACGGCACCGGTATCGGTATCGGCCTGTTTCTGCTGCTCATCGCCGCGAACGGCGTGGGTCTGGTAATCAAGAACCCGCTGGACGGCCTGCCGGTTGCGCTGGGCCACTTCGCCAGCTTCCCGGTGATCATGTCCCTTATTGGCCTGGCGGTGATCATTGGTCTGGAAAAACTGAAAGTGCCGGGCGGCATTCTGCTGACCATTATCGGTATCTCCATTGTGGGGCTGATTTTCGACCCGACGGTGCACTTCTCCGGTATTTTCGCCATGCCATCCCTGAGTGATGACAAAGGTAACTCCCTGATTGGTAGCCTGGATATTGTGGGCGCGCTGAATCCGGTGATCCTGCCAAGCGTGCTGGCGCTGGTCATGACCGCTGTGTTTGATGCCACCGGTACCATCCGTGCCGTAGCGGGCCAGGCCAACTTGCTGGATAAAGACGGTCAGATTATCGATGGCGGCAAGGCGCTGACCACCGACTCCCTGAGCAGCGTCTTCTCAGGCCTGGTGGGGGCGGCTCCGGCGGCGGTTTATATCGAATCCGCAGCGGGTACGGCGGCGGGCGGTAAAACCGGTCTGACGGCCATTACCGTGGGCGTGCTCTTCCTGCTGATCCTATTCCTCTCTCCGCTCTCTTACCTGGTACCGGCTTACGCAACGGCGCCAGCGCTGATGTATGTAGGTCTGCTGATGCTGAGCAACGTCGCGAAAATCGACTTTGCCGATTTCGTGGATGCCATGGCGGGGCTGATTACTGCCGTCTTCATCGTGCTGACCTGCAACATCGTGACCGGCATCATGATCGGTTTCGCCTCGCTGGTGATTGGCCGTCTGGTCTCGGGAGAGTGGCGTAAGCTGAACATCGGTACCGTGGTGATCGCCGTGGCGCTGGTGACCTTCTACGCGGGTGGCTGGGCCATCTAA